The proteins below come from a single Vitis vinifera cultivar Pinot Noir 40024 chromosome 9, ASM3070453v1 genomic window:
- the LOC100246813 gene encoding LRR receptor-like serine/threonine-protein kinase FLS2 produces MNLSGEIRPSLTKLKSLKYLDLSFNSFKGMPIPQLFGSLKILLYLNLSGAEFSGTIPSNFGNLSNLQYLDLSSKYPSYYDFEYFNDLSIGNIEWMASLVSLKYLGMDYVNLSSVGSQWVEVLNKLPILIELHLDGCGLSNSIPSPSFVNFTSLLVISINSNQFISMFLEWLLNVSSLGSIDISYNQLHGRIPLGLGELPNLQHLDLSGNHLEGSISQLLRKNWKKIEFLNLGQNELHGPIPSFFGNFCNLKYLDLGDNYLNRSLLEIIKGIETYSSKSPLPNLTELYLYENQLMGKLPNWLGELKNLRGLDLSNNKLAGPIPASLGTLRHLEYMRLEWNKLNGSLPNSIGRLSQLKQLIIYSNQLSGSLPDSIG; encoded by the exons ATGAACTTAAGTGGAGAAATTAGACCATCATTGACAAAACTCAAGTCTCTGAAATATCTAGATTTGAGTTTCAACTCATTCAAAGGCATGCCAATTCCTCAATTATTCGggtctttgaaaattttactatATCTAAACTTATCAGGTGCTGAGTTTAGTGGTacaattccttcaaattttggaaatcttTCTAATTTGCAGTATCTCGATCTTTCTTCTAAATATCCTAGTTATTatgattttgaatattttaatgatttatcTATTGGCAATATTGAATGGATGGCTAGTCTTGTTTCCTTGAAGTATCTTGGTATGGATTATGTTAACCTTTCATCAGTAGGAAGTCAATGGGTCGAGGTGCTAAACAAACTTCCAATTTTAATAGAGTTGCATCTAGATGGTTGTGGCCTCTCTAACTCAATTCCATCTCCAAGCTTTGTTAATTTTACTTCACTTCTTGTTATAAGCATCAACTCCAACCAATTCATTTCCATGTTTCTAGAATGGCTTCTAAATGTTAGTAGCCTTGGATCCATTGATATAAGCTACAATCAATTACATGGGAGGATTCCACTTGGTCTTGGTGAGCTACCCAATTTGCAGCACTTAGATTTATCTGGGAACCATCTCGAAGGGAGTATCTCTCAACTGTTGAGGAAGAattggaaaaagatagaatttcTCAATTTGGGTCAAAATGAATTACATG GTCCAATTCCAAGCTTCTTTGGAAACTTTTGCAACTTAAAATATTTGGATTTGGGTGATAATTACTTGAATCGAAGTTTACTTGAGATTATCAAGGGAATTGAAACCTACAGTTCTAAAAGTCCTTTGCCTAATTTGACGGAGTTATACTTGTATGAAAATCAATTGATGGGAAAATTGCCAAATTGGTTGGGCGAGCTTAAAAATCTTAGAGGACTCGATTTATCCAACAACAAACTTGCAGGTCCCATCCCTGCTTCTTTAGGGACATTGCGACACCTGGAGTATATGAGACTTGAATGGAATAAGCTTAATGGAAGTCTCCCAAATAGTATTGGACGACTTTCTCAACTGaaacaattaattatttattccaATCAATTGAGTGGAAGTCTTCCCGATAGTATTGGATAG